One Hippopotamus amphibius kiboko isolate mHipAmp2 chromosome 12, mHipAmp2.hap2, whole genome shotgun sequence genomic window, GTGATGTgacattggtagcttgaaatcagccacaaTAGACATATTTGCATCATAGAAACCACTCAATATTACAAATCTACCTGAACGATTACAATTAAAAAGTCTGACCATATCAGATTTTGCCATTCATGTGGAGTAACTGTAACTGTTCTACATTAATGGTGGGTATAGTAcaacttctttggaaaatgttacattttattgaagttaaacatattttcatttaaaaaaaaccagctTGAGGTAGAATTTATAACCAAAAAACTTGTATTTAATGCATGCAATCttatgagtttggacatatgtaaACACCCATGATACCATCACCACATCCAAGGTGATAGACATACCCTTCAGCTTCCAGATCACacgttaagtgttcttaccacagaAAAGAGGATGAGacacaaatacatattttctatatgacctagcaattctactagGCATTTCCTCaacatattagaaaataaaagtccACAGAAAGACTTTAACAGAAATATTGATGCCAGTTTTATTTATAGtagcaaaatatatgaaacaactcAATGGTCTAATGATAAACAAACTTTtatatatccacacaatgaaataccaaTGAAGGCCAGCGCTTGTGATTCAGTGCAGAGCCCGGGGTCCTGCAGCCCTGCTGGTGGTTCCCTTTGTACACAGGTCTGCAGAGCCTTCCCCACCCTCCTTACCTCCACTGCCCACTCTCCAGCTGGGCTAGGGCTGAAAGGGCCTTGTGAGGAGTCTCAGGAGTTGCCCTcatgcctggcaatgcagggatGTGAACCTGGGGGTCGGAAGTCTGAAGCGTCTCATCTACTTCTTAAGGCCACTGCAAGTGAAAGATGTAAAATGTAATAACATTTTCTGGCCATGAGATATGACTTTTGTTAAACAATAAGACGGTATGGGTGGGTGGAGGTTCACATTGAAAGAGAGTCAATATTCTATATAATGAATGTAGCAATGCATCCAGGATTTGGGTTTTTGTTTACTGATGGCCTGGTGGATTGTTTAGAAAACATAGTTTAAGAGAAATGGGCTAGCAGCTGTTGGATTTTCACTCAGAAGCATGTTCATTTATATAGATGCCACTTTATACTTGATCAAAATTAAGTGTGAGATttcttctatgaaaaaaaaaaaaaaccaccatgcagcaataaaaaaaaaaatggactgcCAGTCTATGCAACCATATGGATGAAACTCAAAAATGTTATGCTGAACAAAAGACATCAGACTCACAAAGAATGCATGCcatgtgtttccatttatataaaattctaaagcCAGCAAAACTCATCTGCAGTGATAGGAGTTTGGTGGCGGCCTGATTCCATGGAGTAGATTAGGGAACATTTTgaggaaatggaaatgttttttatttcaagtcatattttatatcttgacCTTCCTAAGGAACAAAAGTAAATGTCACTTAACTATGATAGTGCAATCCCTatctcacacaaattttttggtttccctgtGCATATAAGTGTTATGTTTCTACTATATTGTAGTCTACTAAGTTTGCAATagttatgtctaaaaaatgtacatatcttaatttaaaaatattgtttgctGAAAAATGCTCACCATCTTCTTGTAGCAGGAATCGGCAGCAGCAGACAGGACACCAAGGCTATAAGCAGGaaacaatgtttattgtaccagcaCAGGCTCAGCGGATTCATAACTAAAGGCTGAGCCCCGAACACAGCAGGGCACCCCCTTATATACTTTCGTTAAATTCCTATATATTGGGATTTTTTGGCTCCTCAGTAAGTTAACAAGCAAAGGAACAtataacctgattgggtacttccccatttatggcctctgggccgttgctaagttacagatttaggcaggagttacatagcaacagatttaTACAGGAACCATGCcagaggggcttcagagttaacGGGCACATAAAGATAACtggcaggatccaactgcattcctttctagttgagttatggcctctagGCCCTAGTGTTACTTTTTTCTGGGGGATCTCCCAGCACATTCTGACAACACAGGGTTggcacaaaccttcaatttgtaaaaaaaaaaaatgcagtctctgcaaagcacaatagaatgaggtatgcctgtactctCCTATATATGCATTCCTAATAGTCCTTTGGATAGAATGTTTTGGTGACGACTTAAGTAGAATatattcatttcccccccaaacttgttttttataaatttatttattatttatttgttttattggctgtgttgggtcttttttgctgtgtgcgggctttctttagttgcagtgagtgggggctactcttcgttgtggtgtgcaggttcctcattgccatggcctctcttgttgtggagcatgggttctaggtgcgtgggcttcagtagttgcagcacatgggctcaatagttgtggcacacaggcttagttgctccatggcatgtgggatcttcctggagcagggatcaaacccatgtcccctgcattggcaggcaaattcttaaccactgtgccacctaggaagcccccccccccaactttttgtcttctttctgtccctaaatggaaacaattttatctgtccttccttcctcattttgCCTTGCATAATTTCACTTCGAGTGATGACAGAAGTGACCAGAGCTAGACATTTGAGGCCACCCAGAAGAGTTTAATCCTTTACTTCTCATTCTcttcaggttttctttcttttcattcctttgtactctgctttcctctctgttcttatttccttttccccctctCAGTGTGCCTGTCAGACAAATGTAGTTTTGATCGTGAGGCAGCCTGTGGGACACcagctgcttttctttcattttcttcttgataTACATACATTCCACCCTCTGCATCCGCAGATTCCACACCAGGGATTCAACCAGCTGTGGTTGGGAATCTGTGAATGGGGAACTCAGGGTACCCAGGGCAGGCGGGAGAACGGATGGTAAGGAACTTGAGCATTCCgggattttggtatccacggcAGGGAGGGAAAGATCTGGACCGAATTGCACATAGATTTCAAGGGCCGACTATGTACTGAGGGGAAATaggaaatcatttcaaaattctAATGAGGACATATTTGAAAAGGAAACAGTGTCCTGATAACACCAGCATAGTAGCATTATCATCTTGAATAGTGATGATTGCATTCTGAGtacttttaaacttctttttcctttttctcttcttgtgtgtatgtgtgtgtgtggggggggggatgcgcgtgtgtgtttgtgggtgtgtgctgCACATATGTCTGAGTTTGAGACAGGAcgtgttttcattttggtttcaGAAGCCACTTTAAAGCGTAgctttcttctctttaatttcaTCACTTTTGAGATGATGTTTCCTAACATGTGATAATAAAACCATAACGTTCTAAAGCTTGCCTTTTAATTAGTATCCTTATCTGCGTGGCTTTGGGAGGACACTAGTTACATGTCACTCTGAGGAGAATTAAAATGCCACTTGAAGGTTTTTTGCTTTATGGTTCAGATGAGAATCATCTGTTAAGGAAGTAAGActatataagtttttttttcttcagtttactGAAACTTCTTTCATTTCCAGTAATTATTTTGCTCTGTGTTTTTTTCACAGGGGGCGAACTTTCTATGACTCAGTCTTCATCACATGATTACTTTTCTTTTGAGAGATCACTTTAAAAGTGTTTTACTTCAACACACACTAGCTTCGAGCATAACTCTAGTTTGGAGCTGTgttgtaaaaacattttttccattaaagcTAAAACTTTGAAGAGAGATGTCAGACGGTGTGTCACAAAACATCCAGTCAGCTGCCACTGATGCAGTGGGGCGGCAAACTGATGACAGCAGACAAGAAGCGGATGAAAGAAGGAGAGGTAAGAACATTTTCAATTGTTCAGAATGAAGGTTATTTATTGAAATCATGAAGCATAATGTTAAACAAAATTTTGAAGACCTGAGTTAGGTTTTATAGTTTcttccatcaggaaaaaaaaatcccttttcagTTAACTTcaccataaataaaaatgtgtaattgACCGTTTTGTCCTTTTAGTTCATTCACTTTATTGTATCTTAATTGATAGTGGGGAAGATTATCCATAATGTAAAACCATtcaagattttgtttcatttttattaagtattCAATGAAACCTGTACTGCGGGAGATGCTAAATATGAACCATGTCATTCCATGCCTAGAATGCATACAACATATGAAATAATTAgcaaatatttgtaatattttaagagATTGTTTATGGGCCATGAGTGGAGTCAAGATAAACTACTCTTTAAAGGTACTTAATAACAGAATGATTATTTCCCTCGTCTATTCTTATCTAAACAATTACTGGTACCCTAATATTCTTAAGAAGTTTCTGgcaatttttaaatggagaaggagagaaaatgtactaaaataaaacaaaacaaaacaaaaccttagaaaacaatttggtagCATTGGATGTATTAAGTAGCAAGTTCAGAGTAGGTAAGATGCAAATTCTAAATCAAACAGGATAATCTTTCATAGTTATTCAACAGAGCTCCTTAAATCAGGTGAAGAGGGCAGGAAATGAAgctaaaatgcatttaaaaaacaatccgTGATTTAGTAACTAtggtgagtttttaaaatttgctgtTTAACTTTGTTTGTCTACCAGTGTAAGCAACAGTCAAAAATATTGTTGCAGTTCATATTAGTATACATAAATACTTTACTCCTCATTTTTTGACAATTTAATAATTCTCAGGTTAGATCAAAGAGGGTTAGGGACAATGGGATCAAATATTAGATAATTACATGAAAATATCTAAACCAGAAGTTTTAAGAATACTTTCTATCCACTCATAAAACCAATGTTAATTTTTACCCTATATACCAATCAACaatatgaatttatatattttatgtataaattacataaaatatgtcatttaatattatatagtatgtataatactatctatattatatatagatatataatttgaaattataaatatatactttacttattatatagtatgtataatactatatattatatatagatatataatttgaaattataaatacCATTGAAATAGTAGTAACAGTGTGtgatataattcatttttaaattttttttgtatttaaaatttttttttcttttattctttcttcatattggtattttttgatttttttctatagctGTGAACTAAGAAAAAAGGGGATTTTATTTGGCTTTAAATTCAGTGATCACCCTGgatcttttctctctctatggAGAACATCAGAGtcagaaaatgagagaaattagTTATCAGTGAAGTTTCTCATGAGAAAAATAATTGGAATATTTAGCTGTTATATTATAACAGGGATTGATGTAGAACTATTTTAGTTACATTGTTaattaaataagtttttattgAGCTGCCCTGGGatgtcatctgtttttttacattccttagTTGAACACATTATGAACAACTTCCTTGAAATTCATCTTTCAGTACTAAATTCATGCTGAAGACCaacattttctgttgtttttgtttcttggatATTTGTGCAGTGTACAGGTATTGAGGACTGAATAAAAGAGTAGAAAgaaggaactttaaaaattaaagttgtttATACTTTATACCCTGAAAACTAGATTTTAGGGCTCAGAAGTGGACAGATTAAATAAACATATAGCAGGTTTAAATGTGCACCTGTATATTTAGAAGTGAAATAAATTTCCAATTCTTTAGAGCCTTAAATCAAACTACATGTCACTCCAAGTCTCCATCTCACTGAGCTGACAGGATATTTAATCTTggtggtttggtggtactgaaatGAATGGAGAGTTTTCTCCAGGGTTATGTGGACTTTCGCAGGTTTTGTAGGCATCAAAGCTTCAAGAGGGCTCTTAGTTATCACTTTTCACTGATTACTCATGAGACAATATATCCCAACATTAATAACAGCTTTGGTTCTCGTTCTGCTCTTTCTGTGCCAAACTTATAGCGAAAGCCACTCTGCACATTCAGGCACACATGCATCTTTGTTAAGGCTGGTTTGTTTGCAGGCAGGATATCTCCATATGTTCCACAAAGCTGAATGATCTAGTATCTTGTCATCTTTGAGACAGGAAGGACTCATCACCTGTACATGAAAATGAGCATTTCTCGTATCGTCAGGATGGGcacctccttctttcttcttgtgGCTTAGAAGTATTTCCTCTGATTTAAAGCCCTTTATGATTCTCAAAATAGTCCCTTTAATAAGctaggattttgtttgtttgtttgttttaatgaaaggGTCACTGATTTCACCAGTCATTCTGGAGGAAAGGATACCAGAAGAGCCAAAGACCTACTTGAAACAATAAATAGGAAAacgcatttaaaaaataattctgcttGATACAGCAGCAAATAATCTTCACCTCCTGCACACACAGTTATCAAAATATGGAAAGATGGGAGAGCTAACACAAGAGAAACGTTAATAaaagctttcttttatttaattcctGTTATAAACCAGACTTGAAAACATAGCACATAACAtcctttagttaaaaaaaagagatagtgTTATTTAATGGTCAAGGTCTTTTAATGTCTGGTTTCTGAAGTCCCAGAGTGTCACTTCTACCACAttccattggtcaaagcaagACACAAGACCAGTTCATATACAGCATACCTCTTGGTGGGAGAAGTAGCAAGATCGTGTGTCAAAGAGGTGGTGGACACAGAAAGTCCTGATTCTTTGGGGGCCACTTTTAACAGTTAGCCACAGATGGGTAAAACAACAAAGtgtcaaaagaaaatattagaatataaAACAATGGGCACATGATGACTGTACTCATTTAGAATTGTGTGTATGTGGGAGGGAGGTTATATGtgtgaaaatggattaaagagattTAAGGGTGGGAGGATGTTAGTTAACCCAAATGATAATGCTGGCTATCTCTAAGCAGTGTAAATTGAGATttactttaaatttcatttcttttatacaCCCACTAAGGAAAAATttattcaatgaaaaaataactaGTTCTTCAACAGGTGAAAAAGGGAGAATCAATGTTCTCAATAAGTTTATAGTCTATCTTAAAGTATCTtctataatattttacatttcatgaaATTTTACATTAAGGAGAAATACTTTATAatcatatgaaatttaaaaaattgtttcatttcagaaaacttacataccatatttttttttcctaaatggacattaataaaagaaaaacaattcctcGCCAGAGgtgtattctgttctattgaaTTTGCAGAGAGGGGATACAGaaccagaaaacaacaacaacaacaacgacaaaagATACCATGACTTGTCCAAGTTCCCTTTGCTTGCTTGTGGCAAAAAATCtcaattctaaattttttgattGAGTATTCTATGACCTTTCAAATATACCATGCTGTCTgtcctttaaaataaacttttcattaATTATAAAGTAGATTTTCTTAGAAATATTCAAAGAATGCTAGGATGTGCTAGTATTTCACCATAGAAGGGTTTTGAAGGCCTGAGGGTGGCTTCAGGCCTGAGGAAATTCTACCCGAAAAAGCTGTATATATTTGATTCCTTGGACTGTGGCAGTAAAATCCATAGTAATGTCTGGATTGGATATAAGGATGCCCTGAGAAATTTCAGCCAAAAGGAAAACCCAGGTTTTTTTCCATATGACAAACAGAAAAAGTACATTTTGTGTCATTTCCTTGTGAAATATCAGAATAAATTGGCTAAAGAAGTTTGTTAGGTACAGTTTTGAATGTAAATTTAGTTTTTCTATTATCTGTTTCTTAatctaaatgttttttgttttattttgtttcagagGTTAAAAGCAAGCTCTTGgtgttccttatttttcttttagcagcATCCGTCATTACTAATATTATTTTGATTGCTATCGTAGGTGAGTAAATTACatcctttatttcttcacttatatttttcatttccagagCTTCCTATTGTATgatccttttcctttctgcttcaaTCATAATCTTTTCTCactattctctctactttcccactattcatgatatatttaatgAGTATCAGTGAATGGATTTTTATGAATTACATGACCTACGTAAGGCATGGGGAGATGTAAAAACGATTACATGATTATGACAAAATCATTCACCCTGATAATCTCACATTCCATTCAACATTCCCATGCCAGTGTTAATCACTATTTTAACTTCTGTTGCCAAAAGTTagttttgtccatttaaaaatttttatgtaaataaaatggtAGTTTTCACGTATCCTTTGCCTCTTGCTTCTTTTGTTCCACATTATGCTTGTGTGATTCTTCCAAGTCATAATATGTAGAATAGGGTTGGGAAATTTTTTATGTAAAGGGAGATAGTAATAATTTAGGCTTTGCTAGTTATATGATCTCTCTTGCTGCTACTCATCTCTGTATTGGTAGTGCAAAAACAGCCACAGAAAATACATGAACAATTAAGCATGCCCGTGTTTCAGTAGAATTGAACACAAAAATTTGAATATTACATCATTTTTGTGTGTCacaatatatttctcttttgattatttttatttttaaattgctttttaaagttattttgattattttaaaatgtaaaaacatttcTAGCTCCAAATTTGGCCTCAGGTTGTGGTGCATAGATCCTTGCTGTAGagtatttcatgttttttattaatttattaatcattctacttttgatggacatttggattgtgcCACATTTTAACTACTTGCTAATTGTGTTGCTTTGAACATCCTGATATTTTTAGTCTTCTAGTGAACATTGGATATTATTTGGGATATATTTATGAGAAGGATTATTCAGCCATAGAGTATGCATAGGTCAGTTTTTGTAGATAATACCATAGATAGTATATAATCAAACCAAATTTTATGCAAATGCCAGTTGCTCGAGATACTTGTCAACACTGTTGTCAGTTTTAcccattttagccattctgatgagtGTGTATTGGTACCTCTGTTGGTACCTGTTGTGACTTTGCTATTTTCTTAATGATCAATACTGTTAAGCTCCTTTTCACACTTACCGCTCAGTTAATCACAATATTTTGTGAAGGGTTATCCTTGCCTTGTACCTGACTCTAGAAGGAAAATCTCCAGTTTCTCACCATTCAGTAAGAAATTAGctctaatttttttgtaaataggCTTTATCAAGCTGCGatagttcccctctattcctagtttgctaagaatttttgCCATGAATGAGTGTTAGATTTTTCAGATGCTTATATTGATATGatgatgtgatttttcttttttagcctgttgatgtaatggataacattaattaattttcaaatgttgaaccagccttgcagacctgggataaatcccaccttTTCATGCTGTATAATTCTTTTTGTACACTTTTGGATTCaacttactaatattttgttaagaatttttgcatctatgtccaTGAGAGATACtagtctgtagatttttttttttcttataatatcttTGGTTTTGTTGTTAAGATAATGCTAGCTTCATGAAATGAGTTAAgaattattcctgattttagtctctaaaagagattgtagagaattggtataatttcttccttaattgTTTGGTAGGATTCCCCAGTGAACACATTTGGGCCCGCTGCTTTCTGTTTTTTAGGGCATTACTGGTTATaaaatcaatttctttaatagatatgaGCCTATtcacattatttcttcttttgtgagttttgaaagattgtatctttcaaggaattggtccatttcatatGTTATTAAACTTGAGGGCATTAACTTGTTCTTAGTATTCCTTTACTATCTTCCGAGGCATCTGTAGTGATgtcctttcttccatttctggTATTAATTTGTGTCACTAGAGGCCTACTGATTTTATTGTTCTCTGCAAAGAACTGGCTTTTGATTTTGTTGACTTTCTCTAttcatttcctattttcaatttaATTGCTTTTTGCTctgattcttattatttcttttctgttttccttgggtttaattttctcttcttttactagTTTTCTAAGGAGGGAACGTAGATTACGTATTttagacctttcttcttttctaatgtatgaactcaatgctatatatttttctctgaggactgcttttgctgcatcccacaaattttgataagctGTATTTTCCTGTTCATTGAGTTcaaattccttttaaatttctctatctccttctttgacccatgtgttatttagaaatgtgttgtttcatCTTTACATATTTTGCAATTTTCTAGTTAtcattctgttatttatttctattttaatttcactgTAATCTGAATACAGAATTAAtatcattcttcttttgattttgtgttttatattaactattaattttaatattttattttcattttcatttgtatgtttaTGTAAACATTCAGATTATCTGCAAGTaacagttgttttatttattaggtTGAAATCtttatatctgtttatatatttgtattgCTTTATTTTGAACTTGCATCCTTATAGCATTCTTAATATACAtgagaaagttttaaatatttctcttctaaGAATGATTATTTATggatatttttaatcagattaaGGGAGTTTCCTTTAATTCCTAGAGAGCTAAAAGGTTTTATTCTGAAAGGGCATAGAATGTTATGAAGTGCTATTGAGATATACTTAGTCTCTTTTTTCTATTAATGTGTTGAATtacacagactttttaaaaatgttaacctAAACCTTCTTGTCTGAAATAACCTCAGTTTGATCATAAAAGATTAACCTTTTTAGCACTCTTGTATTAAACtgactaatattttgtttaagatAATATGCACATATGTTCATACAAGGCCGCACTAtaatttcctgttttttaaatagtattgTCAGGTATTGATATTTAGATTATGCTGGCCTCTAAAATTGAGCTGTAAAGGATTCTCTCctactttattttctgaaaagggTTGTGTAATATTGTTGTTATGTCTTACCTAAATAATTAGAAGTATTCACAACTGAAGCCACCTGGACTGGGAGATTTCTTTgtgtggaatttttttaaattaaaggattAATTTCTTTACTAGATAGAATATTTATTCACATTTACCTTTCATTTGTCAGTTGTGCTAAGTTGTGTTGctcagaaatttcttttcttttttattcctggtattggtaattcatttatttctctttaaaaatatttttttcttttatcaatttCCCTAGTGTTCTATTCTAGATGATTTAAAAAgtcaacagtgattttttttaacatttatttatttattggctgtgttgggtcttcattgctgtgtgcaggctttctctagctgtggagagcggacagtgggggctactcttcattgcagtgtgcagacttctcattgcagtcgcttcttttgctgtggagcaccggctctaggcatgcaggcttccatagttgtgacacataggctcaatagttgtggctcgtgggctctagagcacaggctctgtagttgtggtgcatgggcttagtagttcaGAGATGTGGGATATCCTTGGAGCAGgaatctaacctgtgtcccctgcattggcaggcagattcttaactactgtgccaccagagaagctcaACAATGagtttcttgacttttttttgttttacattaatttatattcaactgatttcttgtcttatttctttAATGGAGTCTTTCTACTTTGGTTTTAATTCATCAACCAAAATATATGTTATTAACtttcagttcaaaatatattttattttccaagatttctggttttgtttttgtttttgttttttctttttgattcatgAGCTATTTAGCGTTGCATTTCTTAATTTACAGACTTTGGTgattattttgttctatttttttaatgatatatggCCCAAGTCTACTGCAGTCAGGTGGCACACTATAAATGTTTTCAAGCTTTAAAATTTGTTGTTAcaactttttaacattttagtaACTATTTAATGATACATTTTACATTGCAATCCTGtctttcttcagtgatctcaAAACACTGTGGCATATTATTTCATCtgattcttaaaatatgtatttttttttatctcatttacaGGTAAAAAAGACCAGGTTGCTCAGTATTTTTGTCCAGATAATTGGGTTGGTTTCCAAgataaatgctattatttttctaaagaagaaggAGATTGGAATTCAAGTAGAAACGACTGTTTGTCTCAAAATGCTGACCTAGTTACAATTGATACTACAGAAGAAAAGGTAAGTAATTCAATATGCATTCCTTACCAATTATATTGAGTAGGAATATTGGAACTATTCAAATTCCATCATGGTCTTTAAAAGTTTTCACACATGCCTGTCTACATATGCAAAATATTGCAGATGTTCAGGACATGCCGTAGGAGATTCAGTTGAAAAACTTAGTGAATACTTAGTTTGGATAGTGTAAGACTCACATCAATTAGTAAATTTGATAGCTAACTTTTACATTGTAAGCAATATAAGTAGAAGAGCTTGATACTATTTGGAAACCTTTTAAAAGCCACAAAGAGAAAGTTGGAATTCTCCATTTCAGTCCCTTTGTGGAAACTTCTGACCTCGCAGTGCCGCTTTGCTATGTTTCCCTGAGGTCTCATGGCAGCCTCTGTCAAAGCATTCACTACCAGTAATGCAATAAATGTAACTGAAAGTTTCCCCATAGGCTGAAGTATGAGTTTCTAGTGAGCAGACaccatattttatttgaaattgtatCCATTGCTATAGCATAAAGGCAGGTACAAATTAAAAGCTTAATGGATCTTTATTCAATAAGTACTGATTTATGGAAAAATTCTATAAGTCAAGAGACTTTCCAAGAACTTTAACAAATGTGAGACTCTGTACCTCTGCGCTTGTGAAATCTGTTCTTTCCCTGGGTGACTTATGTGGCAAAcatatgtttttacttttgtttcatcTCTTTAAAAGTAAAGGATCAATTTAAGAGGCAGTTAGCTTAATTAAAATCCATGTGtatgtgaaaaaaatgtgtgtgtatgtgcaatTAAACTGTGTTTAAATGTAAAGCAGCACAGCACAACAGTCAATATTGTTAAAAGAGAATTACGTATTACTTTTAGAGTGAACAAAGCATAGTTATGCAATCTGCCTGAAGATTGGTTCAAATTTAAATAGATACAA contains:
- the CLEC2B gene encoding C-type lectin domain family 2 member B yields the protein MSDGVSQNIQSAATDAVGRQTDDSRQEADERRREVKSKLLVFLIFLLAASVITNIILIAIVGKKDQVAQYFCPDNWVGFQDKCYYFSKEEGDWNSSRNDCLSQNADLVTIDTTEEKHFLRRYKCASDHWILQDMTEDKKGQGVIRSILNNWFNMIGNEICFYLNEDGVAKARCYTERKWICRKKNALSK